The following proteins are encoded in a genomic region of Holophagales bacterium:
- a CDS encoding C69 family dipeptidase: MRKPAALLALATTFALVTPDALACTNILVTKGASADGSTMITYAADSHELYGELYFTPAGVHTFGAMREIVEWDTGKTLGRIPQVSVTYQVVGNINEHQVSIGETTFGGRKELAGPAGIIDYGSLMWLGLERGKTAREAIDVMTKLVDEFGYASSGESISIADPNEAWVLEIIGKGEKQKGAVWVAVKVPDGMISAHANQPRIRQFSLNDPKNVLYSKDVISFAREKGWFSGKDEEFSFADAYAPLRASTLRSCDGRVWSVFRRAAPSLNLSSDWILAVPGAKPMPWAIKPDRKLSTKDVMELMRDHFEGTELDMTKDIGAGPFVLPYRWRPMGFKVDDVDYVHERAISTQQTGYSFVAQLRSFLPNPVGGVLWFGLDDTYSTVYTPMYCGIREVPKSFAVGTADFSAFSWDSAFWVFNFVSNWAYSRYSDMIQDVRTVQGELEGRFLAEQPEVEKEAVRLHAASPAAARDYLTKYSVAAGDMAFARWKKLGEFLLWKYMDGNVRDTQGNVTHPRYREEWYRAIAKDGGDRLKARKLAEEPKRPE; encoded by the coding sequence ATGAGAAAGCCCGCTGCCCTCCTCGCCCTCGCGACGACCTTCGCCCTCGTCACGCCCGACGCCCTCGCCTGCACGAACATCCTCGTGACGAAGGGGGCCTCGGCCGACGGCTCGACGATGATCACCTACGCCGCCGACAGCCACGAGCTGTACGGCGAGCTCTACTTCACGCCGGCGGGGGTCCACACCTTCGGCGCGATGCGCGAGATCGTCGAGTGGGACACCGGCAAGACGCTCGGCCGGATCCCGCAGGTGTCCGTGACGTACCAGGTCGTCGGGAACATCAACGAGCACCAGGTCTCGATCGGCGAGACGACGTTCGGCGGGCGGAAGGAGCTCGCCGGGCCGGCCGGGATCATCGACTACGGCTCGCTCATGTGGCTCGGCCTCGAGCGCGGGAAGACGGCGCGCGAGGCGATCGACGTCATGACGAAGCTCGTCGACGAGTTCGGCTACGCCTCGTCGGGCGAGTCGATCTCGATCGCCGACCCGAACGAGGCCTGGGTCCTCGAGATCATCGGGAAGGGCGAGAAGCAGAAGGGGGCGGTCTGGGTCGCCGTCAAGGTCCCCGACGGGATGATCTCGGCCCACGCGAACCAGCCCCGCATCCGGCAGTTCTCCCTGAACGACCCGAAGAACGTCCTCTACTCGAAGGACGTGATCTCCTTCGCGCGCGAGAAGGGGTGGTTTTCGGGGAAGGACGAGGAGTTCTCGTTCGCCGACGCGTACGCCCCGCTCCGGGCGAGCACCCTCCGGAGCTGTGACGGGCGCGTCTGGAGCGTCTTCCGCCGCGCGGCGCCGTCGCTGAACCTCTCCTCCGACTGGATCCTCGCCGTTCCGGGCGCCAAGCCGATGCCCTGGGCGATCAAGCCGGACAGGAAGCTGTCGACGAAGGACGTCATGGAGCTGATGCGGGACCACTTCGAGGGGACCGAGCTCGACATGACGAAGGACATCGGCGCCGGGCCGTTCGTCCTGCCGTACCGCTGGCGCCCGATGGGCTTCAAGGTGGACGACGTCGACTACGTCCACGAGCGGGCGATCTCCACGCAGCAGACCGGCTACTCGTTCGTCGCGCAGCTCCGGTCGTTCCTCCCGAACCCGGTCGGCGGCGTCCTCTGGTTCGGCCTCGACGACACCTACTCCACGGTCTACACGCCGATGTACTGCGGCATCCGCGAGGTGCCGAAGAGCTTCGCCGTCGGGACGGCCGACTTCTCGGCCTTCTCCTGGGACTCGGCGTTCTGGGTCTTCAACTTCGTCTCGAACTGGGCCTACTCGCGCTACAGCGACATGATCCAGGACGTCCGCACGGTGCAGGGCGAGCTCGAGGGGCGCTTCCTCGCCGAGCAGCCCGAGGTCGAGAAGGAGGCCGTGCGCCTCCACGCCGCCTCGCCGGCCGCGGCCCGCGACTACCTGACGAAGTACTCCGTGGCCGCGGGGGACATGGCCTTCGCCCGCTGGAAGAAGCTCGGCGAGTTCCTCCTCTGGAAGTACATGGACGGCAACGTCCGCGACACGCAGGGCAACGTCACGCACCCGCGCTACCGCGAGGAGTGGTACCGGGCGATCGCGAAGGACGGGGGCGACCGCCTGAAGGCGCGGAAGCTCGCCGAGGAGCCGAAGCGGCCGGAGTAG
- a CDS encoding PEGA domain-containing protein, translating into MNRAPFHIGTLLAALVLAGPAAAVELPKFGVISRPRGFSSIRVVAAPGLSVFLDDAPAGTTDALRQGLVIEDLPAGTYTLRVEKPGFEPKLVKVTVAEGDTKDVRILGLKPKATPTPFPPGWTPPPGATPAPTPVPVRAVILDRKNVPGGTLVTGVASGATDVLPLIDGLKSECACTPALEEMKKRKDGLYEFRVMLPRPLPKP; encoded by the coding sequence GTGAACCGAGCCCCCTTTCACATCGGTACGCTTCTCGCAGCCCTGGTCCTCGCGGGACCCGCGGCGGCGGTCGAGCTGCCGAAGTTCGGGGTCATCTCCAGGCCCAGGGGTTTTTCGTCGATACGCGTCGTGGCGGCGCCGGGCCTCTCCGTCTTCCTCGACGACGCGCCGGCCGGGACCACCGATGCGCTCCGGCAGGGTCTCGTCATCGAGGACCTGCCCGCGGGGACCTACACGCTGCGCGTGGAGAAGCCGGGCTTCGAGCCGAAGCTGGTGAAGGTCACGGTGGCCGAGGGCGACACGAAGGACGTCCGCATTCTCGGCCTGAAACCGAAGGCGACGCCGACTCCGTTTCCGCCCGGCTGGACGCCTCCCCCGGGCGCGACCCCCGCGCCGACGCCGGTCCCGGTCCGCGCCGTGATCCTCGACCGGAAGAACGTGCCCGGAGGGACCCTCGTCACCGGCGTCGCGTCGGGCGCCACGGACGTCCTCCCCCTCATCGACGGGCTGAAGTCCGAGTGCGCCTGCACGCCCGCGCTCGAGGAGATGAAGAAACGCAAGGACGGGCTGTACGAGTTCCGGGTGATGCTGCCGAGGCCGCTGCCGAAGCCGTGA
- a CDS encoding Kef family K(+) transporter, with product MPHEVGLITTLAAGFGLALVFGLIASKLKVPAIVGYLVAGMVIGPATPGFVADMGLASQLAEIGVMLLMFGVGLHLSMGELLSVKKIAVPGAIVQIALATLLGMGAAKLWGWSTGAALVFGFSLATASTVVLLRALESRGILESQDGRIAIGWLVVEDLACVLALVLLPPLATLLGGNASAGAAAGGSLLAAVAITLGKVALFVVLMLVVGKRVFPRILFWVARTGSRELFTLCVLATAIGVAYGSAMLFDVSFALGAFFAGMMMRESEFAHRAAEESLPLRDAFSVLFFVSVGMLFDPRVLVEQPVKVLMVVAIIMLGKTIGAVGLVLAMRYPLHTALTVGAALAQIGEFAFIIAVLGRDLGLLPAAGHSLILVGSIISIGLNPVVFSTVGPLTEWLKRKSALARHLAALEHETAALPATVDESRLAGQVVLVGYGRVGRRIAEALAERNVPFVVAEMSREAVAALREKGVPAVSGDASDPAVLVQAHIANAAMLVVATPDPAKVRKMVETARLLNPSIEIVLRTHTEEEADLLREEKAGTVFMGEHELALAMAGHVLARMDHPAAG from the coding sequence GTGCCTCACGAAGTCGGCCTCATCACGACGCTCGCCGCGGGCTTCGGCCTCGCGCTCGTCTTCGGCCTGATCGCGTCGAAGCTGAAGGTGCCGGCGATCGTCGGATACCTCGTTGCGGGCATGGTCATCGGGCCGGCCACGCCCGGCTTCGTTGCCGACATGGGGCTCGCGAGCCAGCTCGCCGAGATCGGCGTGATGCTCCTGATGTTCGGCGTCGGGCTGCACCTGTCGATGGGGGAGCTCCTCTCCGTCAAGAAGATCGCGGTTCCCGGCGCAATCGTCCAGATCGCGCTCGCGACGCTCCTCGGGATGGGCGCCGCGAAGCTCTGGGGATGGAGCACCGGCGCGGCGCTCGTCTTCGGCTTCTCGCTCGCGACGGCGAGCACGGTCGTCCTCCTCCGGGCCCTCGAGAGCCGGGGGATCCTCGAGTCTCAGGACGGGCGGATCGCGATCGGCTGGCTCGTCGTCGAGGACCTCGCCTGCGTCCTCGCCCTCGTCCTCCTCCCGCCGCTCGCGACCCTCCTCGGCGGAAACGCCTCCGCCGGCGCAGCGGCCGGAGGGAGCCTCCTGGCGGCGGTCGCGATCACGCTCGGCAAGGTCGCCCTCTTCGTCGTCCTGATGCTCGTCGTCGGCAAAAGGGTCTTCCCGCGGATCCTCTTCTGGGTGGCACGGACGGGTTCGCGGGAGCTCTTCACGCTCTGCGTCCTGGCGACGGCCATCGGCGTCGCCTACGGCTCGGCGATGCTGTTCGACGTCTCGTTCGCGCTCGGGGCGTTCTTCGCCGGAATGATGATGCGCGAGTCGGAGTTCGCGCACCGCGCGGCCGAGGAGTCTCTCCCCCTGCGCGACGCCTTCTCGGTCCTCTTCTTCGTCTCGGTCGGAATGCTCTTCGACCCGCGGGTCCTCGTCGAGCAGCCCGTGAAGGTGCTGATGGTCGTCGCGATCATCATGCTCGGGAAGACGATCGGCGCCGTGGGGCTCGTCCTGGCGATGCGCTACCCGCTCCACACCGCGCTGACGGTCGGCGCGGCGCTCGCGCAGATCGGCGAGTTCGCCTTCATCATCGCGGTCCTCGGCCGCGACCTCGGCCTCCTCCCCGCCGCGGGGCACAGCCTCATCCTCGTCGGCTCGATCATCTCGATCGGCCTCAATCCGGTCGTCTTCTCCACGGTGGGGCCGCTGACGGAGTGGCTCAAGCGGAAGTCGGCCCTTGCGCGGCACCTGGCCGCTCTGGAGCACGAGACGGCCGCGCTCCCGGCGACCGTCGACGAGTCGCGGCTCGCGGGCCAGGTCGTCCTCGTCGGGTACGGCCGCGTCGGCCGGCGCATCGCCGAAGCGCTCGCCGAGAGGAATGTCCCGTTCGTCGTCGCCGAGATGAGCCGGGAAGCCGTCGCCGCGCTCCGCGAGAAGGGCGTTCCCGCCGTTTCCGGCGACGCGTCGGACCCGGCCGTCCTCGTCCAGGCCCACATCGCCAATGCCGCGATGCTCGTCGTCGCGACACCAGACCCGGCGAAAGTCCGGAAGATGGTCGAGACGGCCCGGCTCCTGAACCCGTCGATCGAGATCGTCCTGCGCACGCACACGGAGGAGGAGGCCGACCTCCTGCGCGAGGAGAAGGCGGGGACGGTCTTCATGGGCGAGCACGAGCTCGCCCTCGCGATGGCGGGGCACGTCCTCGCGCGGATGGACCACCCCGCCGCCGGCTGA
- the fadB gene encoding fatty acid oxidation complex subunit alpha FadB, with protein MKYEGQAIQTAPLDGGFVELTFDLKGDSVNKFNALTMGELKEVVEKLTEAPPKGLLVTSGKDVFIVGADVTEFLGHFKRTEEELTAWLLEADAVFNGIEDLPCPSVVALNGFCLGGGFELALSAHFRAASTAAKVGVPETKLGIFPGWGGTVRLSRMCGADNAIEWIATGEQYPAEEGLKIGAVDAVCAPEKLREVALRMLQDAADGKLDWKKRRDEKKAPLQLNKIEAGMVFEGSKAFVGGKAGPNYPSPVAAIEAMQKGAGLGRDEALKIEAATFAKIAKTPTAHGLVSVFLGDQLVKKFGKKASKGAKPVQRAAVLGAGIMGGGIAYQSASKGTPILMKDIAPKALELGMGEAAKLLEKQVDRGKMTAGKMAQVLAGITPTLSFGDFGAVDIVVEAVVENEKVKKAVLAELEASVKPGTILASNTSTISITRLAEALKAPENFCGMHFFNPVPRMPLVEVIRGAKSSPEAIATTVAWAQAMGKTPIVVGDCAGFLVNRVLFPYFSGFELLLKDGVDYKRVDKVMEKWGWPMGPALLLDVVGIDTGVHADKVMAASFPDRMSHEGESAIEKMFAAQRFGQKNGKGFYVWEPQKKGPPKKAVDPVAEELLKAHATASPEVSDAQIVERMLLPMLLECSRCLEDGIVASPTEVDIALVYGLGFPPFRGGVFRWADATGTPALLAAAEKNAALGALYAPTQQLRDLAAAGKGFHGE; from the coding sequence ATGAAGTACGAAGGGCAGGCGATCCAGACCGCGCCGTTGGACGGAGGCTTCGTCGAGCTGACGTTCGACCTGAAGGGCGACTCCGTCAACAAGTTCAACGCCCTGACGATGGGTGAGCTGAAAGAGGTCGTCGAAAAGCTGACGGAGGCGCCTCCGAAGGGGCTCCTCGTGACGAGCGGCAAGGACGTCTTCATCGTCGGCGCCGACGTCACCGAGTTCCTCGGCCACTTCAAGAGGACCGAAGAGGAGCTGACGGCCTGGCTCCTCGAGGCCGACGCGGTCTTCAACGGCATCGAGGACCTCCCCTGTCCGTCGGTCGTCGCGCTGAACGGCTTCTGCCTCGGCGGCGGCTTCGAGCTGGCCCTCTCGGCCCACTTCCGGGCCGCCTCGACGGCGGCGAAGGTGGGCGTTCCCGAGACGAAGCTCGGCATCTTCCCCGGCTGGGGCGGCACGGTCCGCCTCTCGCGGATGTGCGGGGCCGACAACGCCATCGAGTGGATCGCCACGGGCGAGCAGTACCCGGCCGAGGAAGGCCTCAAGATCGGCGCGGTCGACGCCGTCTGCGCGCCGGAGAAGCTCCGCGAGGTCGCCCTCCGGATGCTCCAGGACGCCGCCGACGGCAAGCTCGACTGGAAGAAGCGCCGCGACGAGAAGAAGGCGCCGCTCCAGCTGAACAAGATCGAGGCGGGAATGGTCTTCGAAGGGTCGAAGGCGTTCGTCGGCGGCAAGGCCGGTCCGAACTACCCGTCTCCCGTCGCCGCGATCGAGGCGATGCAGAAGGGAGCCGGCCTCGGGCGCGACGAGGCGCTGAAGATCGAGGCCGCGACCTTCGCGAAAATTGCCAAGACGCCCACCGCCCACGGCCTCGTCTCGGTCTTCCTCGGCGACCAGCTCGTCAAGAAGTTCGGCAAGAAGGCGTCGAAGGGCGCGAAACCCGTGCAGCGCGCGGCGGTCCTCGGCGCGGGGATCATGGGGGGCGGCATCGCCTACCAGTCCGCGTCGAAGGGGACGCCGATCCTGATGAAGGACATCGCGCCGAAGGCGCTCGAGCTCGGGATGGGCGAGGCGGCCAAGCTCCTCGAGAAGCAGGTCGACCGCGGGAAGATGACCGCCGGAAAGATGGCGCAGGTCCTGGCCGGCATCACGCCGACCCTCTCCTTCGGCGACTTCGGCGCCGTCGACATCGTCGTCGAGGCGGTCGTCGAGAACGAGAAGGTCAAGAAAGCGGTCCTCGCCGAGCTCGAGGCGAGCGTGAAGCCGGGTACGATCCTCGCGTCGAACACCTCGACGATCTCGATCACCCGTCTCGCCGAGGCGCTGAAGGCTCCGGAGAACTTCTGCGGGATGCACTTCTTCAACCCGGTCCCGCGGATGCCCCTCGTCGAGGTGATCCGGGGCGCGAAGTCGAGCCCCGAGGCGATCGCCACGACCGTCGCCTGGGCGCAGGCGATGGGCAAGACCCCGATCGTCGTCGGCGACTGCGCCGGCTTCCTCGTCAACCGCGTCCTCTTCCCCTACTTCTCCGGCTTCGAGCTGCTCCTGAAGGACGGCGTCGACTACAAGCGCGTCGACAAGGTGATGGAGAAGTGGGGCTGGCCGATGGGGCCGGCGCTCCTCCTCGACGTCGTCGGGATCGACACGGGCGTCCACGCCGACAAGGTGATGGCCGCCTCCTTCCCCGACCGGATGTCGCACGAGGGGGAGAGCGCCATCGAGAAGATGTTCGCCGCCCAGCGCTTCGGCCAGAAGAACGGCAAGGGCTTCTACGTCTGGGAGCCGCAGAAGAAGGGGCCGCCGAAGAAGGCGGTCGACCCGGTCGCCGAGGAGCTGCTGAAGGCGCACGCGACGGCGTCGCCCGAGGTCTCCGACGCCCAGATCGTCGAGCGGATGCTGCTGCCGATGCTCCTCGAGTGCTCGCGCTGCCTGGAGGACGGCATCGTCGCCTCGCCGACCGAGGTCGACATCGCCCTCGTCTACGGCCTCGGCTTCCCGCCGTTCCGCGGCGGGGTCTTCCGCTGGGCCGACGCCACCGGGACCCCGGCGCTCCTCGCGGCCGCGGAGAAGAACGCGGCGCTCGGCGCCCTCTACGCCCCGACGCAGCAGCTGAGAGACCTTGCCGCCGCCGGCAAGGGCTTCCACGGAGAGTGA
- a CDS encoding cytidylate kinase-like family protein, translating into MSFVSSEEKTLAFVAAMLGASPKGPLKARERRRPVVTVSRQTGAGGNAFGEALCEWLERAQPKGRGSWVVVDKELVDKILEDEALPDRLASWSPEDHLSGVSFVIEELLGLHRASSRPIQETTETILRLGEMGNVVIVGRGANVILGHRPEAFHVRLVASLESRITNIAELRGTSKKAARAYVEAEDKARRSFIRRTFQADVNDPLLYNLVINVDRVPIDEAARIVGEAVLARA; encoded by the coding sequence ATGTCCTTCGTTTCGTCCGAAGAGAAGACCCTCGCCTTCGTCGCCGCCATGCTCGGCGCCTCGCCCAAGGGTCCGCTGAAGGCGCGCGAACGCCGGCGCCCCGTCGTCACCGTGTCGCGCCAGACGGGCGCCGGAGGGAACGCCTTCGGCGAGGCTCTCTGCGAATGGCTCGAGAGAGCCCAGCCGAAGGGACGCGGGTCCTGGGTGGTCGTGGACAAGGAGCTCGTCGACAAGATCCTCGAGGACGAGGCTCTTCCCGATCGCCTCGCCTCCTGGTCGCCCGAGGACCACCTTTCCGGAGTCTCGTTCGTCATCGAGGAGCTCCTCGGCCTTCACCGCGCCTCGTCGCGTCCCATTCAGGAGACGACCGAGACGATCCTGAGGCTCGGCGAGATGGGGAACGTCGTCATCGTCGGCCGGGGCGCGAACGTCATTCTCGGCCACCGGCCGGAGGCGTTCCACGTGAGGCTCGTCGCGTCGCTGGAGAGCCGCATCACCAACATCGCCGAGCTGCGGGGCACGTCGAAGAAGGCGGCGCGGGCGTACGTCGAGGCGGAAGACAAGGCCCGCCGGAGCTTCATCCGCCGCACCTTCCAGGCGGACGTGAACGACCCTCTTCTCTACAACCTCGTCATCAACGTCGACCGGGTCCCGATCGACGAGGCGGCGCGCATCGTCGGAGAGGCCGTCCTCGCGCGGGCGTAG
- a CDS encoding carbohydrate binding family 9 domain-containing protein, which produces MTARGSLLLLAGLAVTASPALCRPSSADELRGAEIRISRASGPIAVDGDLGDDGWSGATLVETFYETNPGDNLPPKVRTLARLTYDDRFLYAALECDDPEPKKIRAPFSQRDVLGGDTDYGGIILDTRNDGRTAILFLANPRGIQYDAVTDDGNESSSPDFFWDAAGRLTPTGWSLEIRIPFSSLRYEKKDPQTWGILVYRNRPRDFRYQMFSARLPRGRNCFICSENVLTGLSGLPPGGNLVAAPYVTASQETVPREDGSGLVRKPAEFDAGLDVKWTPSAGVALDATLNPDFSQIESDVAKIGVNERFALFYPEKRPFFLEGVDLLSTPVTAVYTRSITSPRWGLRGTGKLDATSWTALVAYDRGGGSVILPGPSGSDLADQDFSSLDFIGRARHDLGRSFVSLLVTDKEIQGGGSNRVIGPDLRFSPSESDTVTGQLLFSRSDTPDRPDLAAEWNGQALSGHGADVWWEHSTETVDWGVEYKDFSDGFRADLGFVPQVGFREGFVQGGYTFRPKGFFSRVRPFAFGDYIADREGDLLSQVVSAGVSLDAKYNSSAVFQVRSDKVLAGDTVLPRTRLVYSVSTAPVRWLGRISVDGSIGEEIDFVGARRGHGGRTAGSVVVRPGNHLELDLVGEVQWMNVKPEGETGSKRLFTAFVERLKATYTLTARSYVRVIGQYVETRTNPELYAEPVEERSGSFSASALVAYRLNWQSVVFLGYGDTRTLSEEGGLPPGARQLFLKVSYAFQR; this is translated from the coding sequence GTGACAGCCCGAGGTTCCCTCCTCCTCCTCGCCGGGTTGGCCGTCACGGCCAGCCCGGCGCTTTGTCGGCCCTCCTCCGCCGACGAGCTGAGGGGGGCCGAGATCCGGATCTCGAGAGCTTCGGGTCCCATCGCGGTCGACGGCGACCTCGGGGACGACGGCTGGTCCGGGGCGACGCTCGTCGAGACGTTCTACGAGACGAACCCGGGAGACAACCTCCCGCCGAAGGTGCGGACGCTCGCCCGCCTGACGTACGACGACAGGTTCCTCTACGCGGCGCTCGAGTGCGACGACCCGGAGCCGAAGAAGATCCGCGCCCCGTTCTCGCAACGCGACGTCCTGGGCGGCGACACGGACTACGGCGGGATCATCCTCGACACCCGCAACGACGGCCGGACGGCGATCCTCTTCCTCGCCAACCCGCGAGGCATTCAGTACGACGCGGTGACCGACGACGGCAACGAGTCCTCCTCGCCCGACTTCTTCTGGGACGCGGCGGGGAGGCTGACGCCTACCGGCTGGAGCCTCGAGATCCGGATCCCCTTCTCGTCCCTGCGCTACGAGAAGAAGGACCCTCAGACCTGGGGAATCCTCGTCTACCGGAACCGCCCCAGGGACTTCCGCTACCAGATGTTCTCGGCGCGCCTCCCCCGTGGCCGGAACTGCTTCATCTGCTCCGAGAACGTCCTGACCGGTCTCTCCGGCCTGCCGCCCGGCGGGAACCTCGTGGCCGCGCCGTACGTCACTGCTTCGCAGGAGACGGTCCCGCGCGAGGACGGGAGCGGTCTCGTGCGAAAGCCGGCGGAATTCGACGCCGGCCTCGACGTGAAGTGGACCCCCTCGGCAGGGGTCGCCCTCGACGCCACGCTCAACCCCGACTTCTCGCAGATCGAATCGGACGTCGCGAAGATCGGGGTCAACGAGCGCTTCGCGCTCTTCTACCCCGAGAAGCGCCCCTTCTTCCTCGAGGGGGTCGACCTTCTCTCGACGCCCGTGACGGCCGTCTACACCCGGTCGATCACCTCGCCCCGCTGGGGCCTGCGCGGCACGGGAAAGCTCGACGCGACGAGCTGGACGGCCCTCGTCGCGTACGACAGGGGGGGCGGCAGCGTGATCCTGCCGGGACCGAGCGGCTCCGACCTCGCGGACCAGGACTTCTCGTCCCTCGATTTCATCGGCCGCGCCCGGCACGACCTGGGCCGGTCCTTCGTCTCCCTTCTCGTCACCGACAAGGAGATCCAGGGCGGGGGCAGCAACCGGGTCATCGGCCCCGACCTCCGCTTCAGTCCGAGCGAGTCCGACACGGTCACGGGGCAGCTCCTCTTCTCGCGGAGCGACACCCCGGATCGGCCCGACCTCGCGGCGGAGTGGAACGGGCAGGCCCTCTCGGGCCACGGGGCGGACGTCTGGTGGGAGCACTCGACCGAGACGGTCGACTGGGGAGTGGAGTACAAGGACTTCTCCGACGGGTTCCGGGCCGACCTCGGGTTCGTGCCGCAGGTGGGCTTCCGCGAGGGGTTCGTTCAGGGCGGCTACACGTTCCGTCCGAAGGGCTTCTTCTCGCGCGTGAGGCCCTTTGCCTTCGGCGACTACATAGCCGACCGCGAGGGAGACCTCCTCAGCCAGGTCGTTTCGGCCGGCGTCAGCCTCGACGCGAAGTACAACAGCTCCGCGGTCTTCCAGGTGCGGAGCGACAAGGTCCTCGCCGGGGACACGGTGCTCCCGAGGACGCGCCTCGTCTACAGCGTCAGCACGGCCCCGGTCCGCTGGCTCGGGAGGATCTCCGTCGACGGATCGATCGGTGAGGAGATCGATTTCGTCGGCGCCCGTCGGGGCCACGGCGGCCGGACGGCGGGGAGCGTCGTCGTCCGGCCCGGCAACCACCTCGAGCTGGACCTCGTGGGTGAGGTCCAGTGGATGAACGTGAAGCCCGAGGGAGAGACCGGGTCGAAGCGGCTCTTCACGGCCTTCGTCGAGCGGCTGAAGGCGACCTACACCCTCACCGCGAGGAGCTACGTGCGCGTCATCGGGCAGTACGTCGAGACGCGCACGAACCCCGAGCTCTACGCCGAGCCCGTCGAGGAGAGGTCGGGGTCCTTCTCGGCGTCGGCCCTCGTCGCCTACAGGCTGAACTGGCAGAGCGTCGTCTTCCTCGGCTACGGCGACACCCGGACCCTCTCTGAGGAAGGCGGGCTTCCCCCGGGAGCCCGGCAGCTCTTCCTGAAGGTCTCCTACGCCTTCCAGCGCTGA